From the Xylella fastidiosa genome, the window CTCTCCGTGTTGCGTACTGGCCGCCATTTGTATGCGCAAATTTTTACTGCTGATGGTTCAAAGGTCATTGCGGCCGCCAATACCCTACAATCTCAGGTTAAGGGTGGTCTCAAGAATGGTAAAAACAGTCTGGCAGCTATCAAAGTTGGTAAGTTAATTGCTGAGCGTGCTAGGGCTGTTGGTGTGGATAGGATTGCTTTTGACCGTTCTGGTTATCTTTATCATGGTCGCATCAAGATCCTAGCCGATGCAGCCCGTGATGCGGGGTTGAAATTCTGAATTCTTCCCTTTGTTTCTTTGGTTGCTTATTTAAAGTTGGAGCGGGCGGGGGGGGATTATGCTTCCTGTTCTTGTGTTTTTTTGTCCTTATGAAATTACGGCTTCAACATTTAAGCTATAACTTAATAACTGTCTCTGGGCCGTAACTATATATCCGTTCAATCTAAGGAATTAATAATGGCAGAAGAACGTTCACAACGAAGTCGAGATCGTTCTCGTGAAGAAAAAATCGATGATGGTATGATAGAAAAGCTGGTTGCTGTCAATCGTGTCAGTAAAACAGTTAAGGGTGGGCGTCAATTTACTTTTACTGCTTTGACTATTGTAGGTAACGGTGAAGGTAGTGTTGGCTTTGGTTATGGAAAAGCGCGTGAAGTTCCTGTCGCTATTCAAAAATCAATGGAGTATGCTCGTAAAAGGATGTCTAATGTGAGTTTAAATAACGGTACTCTTTGGCATCCTGTGAAGGCTAACCACGGTGCTGCTTCTGTCTTCATGAAGCCTGCATCGGAGGGTACAGGTGTTATTGCTGGTGGTGCTATGCGTGCTGTATTAGAGGCGGTTGGCGTGAAAAATGTTCTTGCTAAAGCTATTGGTTCTCGTAATCCGATTAATCTAGTGCGTGCTACATTAAAGGGTTTGGAGGACATGCAATCACCGACTCATATTGCTCTCAAGCGTGGTAAGAATGTTAGAGACTTTAGCCATGGTTCATGAATACGATAAAACTCTGAAAGTGTGTTTAGTTCGTAGTTTGATTGGTGTTCCTTCTCGACATCGTTTGTCAGTCCGTGCTTTAGGATTGAGTAAGGTTAGTGATATGCGTAAAGTAAATGATACTCCACAGGTACGGGGGTTGATTAATAAGGTTCATTACCTCGTTCGTATTCAGGATTGATCGATAATGTCTCTTCGTCTAAATGACTTAAAGCCCGCCTTGGGTGCTAGTTCTTCCCGTGCTCGGGTTGGTCGTGGTATTGGTTCTGGTTTGGGTAAAACAGCAGGTCGCGGCCACAAAGGGTCTTTTGCTCGTAAGGGGGGGGGAAGATCAAGCCTGGTTTCGAAGGGGGGCAGACTCCAATGCAGCGTCGTTTACCTAAGATCGGTTTTCGTTCCAGATCAGTTGCTAATACTGCCGAAGTGCTTTCTTATAAATTGGATAATTTAGAACCAGGTGAGATTGATTTTGCTTCCTTGCGTTTGGCGAAATTGGTCCCTTCCACTGCGAAGAAGGCGAAAATCGTCAAGAAAGGTAGATTGACCAAAGTATTTGTATTAAAGGGTATAGAATCAACTGCAGGTGCTAGGGCTATGATTGAAGCTACTGGTGGTAGCTTCCAGGAGTAACATATAAATGTCTCAACCTGGTCTGGGAAATTTTGGTAATCGCTTCGCTAAGTCGATCGAGCTTCGTAATCGGTTGCTTTTTCTTTTGGGCGCTTTAATTGTTTATAGGGTTGGCTGTTACGTTCCGGTTCCTGGCGTAAATCCTGAGGCCATGCTCGCTCTGATGCAGAAGCAAGGTGGTGGTATCGTGGACATGTTTAACATGTTTTCCGGTGGTGCTCTCCATCGCTTTAGCATTTTTGCATTAAATGTGATGCCTTACATTTCTGCTTCTATTGTTGTCCAGTTGGCTACTCATATTTTCCCTTCCCTGAAAGCAATGCAAAAAGAGGGTGAGTCAGGGCGGCGCAAGATAACACAGTATTCGCGCATTGGTGCTGTTATTCTAGCTGTAATTCAGGGTGGTAGTATCGCATTAGCATTGCAAAATCAAACAGCTCCTGGCGGCGCTGCTGTGGTATATGCTCCTGGAGCTGCTTTTGTAATGACTGCTATTGTTGCTTTGACTGCAGGAACTGTTTTTCTGATGTGGGTTGGTGAGCAGGTTACGGAGCGGGGTATTGGCAATGGTGTGTCGATGATTATTTTTGCAGGTATCGTTGCTGGCCTGCCTGGGTCTGTGTTGCAAACAATTGATGCTTTCCGTAGCGATGCATTGAGTTTGATCTCCTTATTGATAATTGTTTTTATTGTTTTATCATTCACTTTTTTCGTTGTTTTTGTTGAGCGTGGCTTGCGTAGGATTACTGTGAACTATGCTCGGCGTGTTGAGGGTCGTAATTCTTATATGAATAAAAGTTCTTTTTTGCCTCTCAAGCTTAATATGGCAGGTGTTATTCCCCCTATTTTCGCCTCTAGTATTTTAGCCTTTCCTGTTACCTTATCAATGTGGTCTGGGCAAGCTTCTTCTAATACTCTTTTTGGTGCTTGGTTGCAGCGCGTTTCTAGTGCTTTAGGTCCGGGTGAGCCTTTGCATATGATTCTTTTTGCTGTTCTGATAATAGGCTTTGCTTTTTTTTATACAGCTCTTGTGTTTAGTTCGCAGGAAACTGCTGATATTCTTAAAAAGTCTGGTGCATTGATTCCTGGAATCAGGCCTGGTAAGGCTACTTCCGATTACGTTGATGGGGTTTTGACTCGTTTGACTGCGGTAGGATCTTTGTACTTAGTTATTGTATGTTTGTTGCCAGAATTCATGCAGTCCAGGATGGGCGCTTCCTTTCATTTCGGTGGCACTTCTTTGCTGATTGCTGTTGTGGTTGTTATGGATTTTATTTCTCAAATACAAGTTCATCAAGCCTCTAACCAATATGATGGTGTGAGTTTTTTTAATAAAGCTAATTTGAAAGGTGTTTCAAAAAAGCGTCGCTTTGTGAATTAACAAAATTTATATGCTTCCAACTTCCTATAATTTTTGGTAAAATACCTCCCATCTTCATCCATTATTGGATTCACTGGCGTATCTATATTTTTTGATCTAAACGCCTGAGATCTGTTCATTTTAATTTGGAGGTTTTCCTCATGGCGCGTATTGCAGGCGTCAATTTAGCAATTCAAAAGCATGTTTGGATAGGGTTGCAAAGCATTTATGGAATTGGTCGTACACGTTCCAGAAAGGTTTGTGATGCTGCTAACGTTGCCATTTATACAAAGATTCGTGATTTATCTGAATCGGAAATTGAGCGTCTTAGAGTTGAAGTGGGTAAATATGTGATTGAGGGCGATTTGCGACGTGAAGTCGGTATGGCTATCAAACGTCTAATGGATTTAAATTGCTATCGTGGTCTTCGTCATAGACGTTGTCTTCCTTTGCGTGGGCAACGAACTAGAACTAATGCTCGTACCCGAAAGGGGCCGCGCAAAGCAATTAAGAAGTAGAGAGATCCTAAGAAAATGTCTAAACAGTCTGTTGTCAAAACTAAGAAGAGGGTTAAGCGTGTTATCACCGATGGCGTTGCCCATATTTGCGCTTCTTTCAATAATACTATTGTTACAATTACTGACCGACAGGGTAATTCTTTGTTCTGGTGTACCTCCGGTGCTTCTGGTTTTCGCGGGTCACGTAAATGTACACCTTTTGCTGCGCAGGTAGCTGCCGAGAAGGCTGGGCGTGCCGTGTTAGATTATGGAATGAAATCTTTGGAAGTGCGGATCAATGGTCCAGGTCCTGGTCGAGAATCAGCAGTCCGTTCTTTAAGTAATGTCGGTTATAAAATTACAAATATCATTGATGTGACGCCAATCCCGCATAATGGTTGTCGTCCTCCAAAAAAGCGTCGTGTCTAAAGGAACGTTAAAAAATGGCTCGTTATATCGGCCCTAGTTGTAAGCTTGCGCGCCGCGAAGGCGCCGACTTATCCTTAAAGAGTCCATCTCGTGCTTTAGATTCTAAGTGTAAATTGGAACAGAGGCCTGGTCAGCACGGTGCTGTACGAAAGTCTAAATTGTCTGATTACGCTTCTCAATTGCGCGAAAAACAAAAAGTTAAGCGTATTTATGGTGTTTTGGAGCGTCAGTTCCGTAATTATTATAAAAATGCTTCTACTAAAAAAGGTAACACTGGGGAGAATTTGCTTCAGTTGTTGGAAACTCGTTTGGATAATGTTATTTACCGCATGGGTTTTGCTGTTACACGTCCTGCTGCTCGTCAGTTGGTCTCTCACCGTAGTGTGTTGGTCAATGGGAAGATGGTAAATTTGCCTTCGTATCATGTTAAGCCTGGTGATGTGGTTGCTCTCTCTCAGAGAGCGCAAAAGTATTTGTGTGTTCAAGAGTCGTTGACTATAAAAGATCAGCATGGTTCCGCTTTTTCCTGGATTGAGGTTGATTCTGAGAAGTTCAGTGGTGTCTTTAAGGCTCTTCCGGATCGTGCTGACTTACCTTCGGATATCAATGAAGCTTTGATTGTAGAGTTGTATTCAAAATAATTTATATTGGAAATCCTCCATTTTTTAAAGGAGGTTTATAGGAGATCACGCGACATGACGGTTACCGTCAGCCAGGTTCTGCGTCCTCGAGGTCCGCAGATCGAACGTCTTACAGAAAACCGTGCCAAGGTTGTACTTGAGCCTTTGGGTCGCGGGTATGCTCATACATTAGGTAATGCATTGCGTCGTGTCCTGCTTTCTTCGATTCCGGGATTCGCGATTACAGAAGTGGAAATTGAT encodes:
- the rplR gene encoding 50S ribosomal protein L18, whose amino-acid sequence is MSIGKNVARLRRAKSTRLHIRKLGVPRLSVLRTGRHLYAQIFTADGSKVIAAANTLQSQVKGGLKNGKNSLAAIKVGKLIAERARAVGVDRIAFDRSGYLYHGRIKILADAARDAGLKF
- the rpsE gene encoding 30S ribosomal protein S5; amino-acid sequence: MAEERSQRSRDRSREEKIDDGMIEKLVAVNRVSKTVKGGRQFTFTALTIVGNGEGSVGFGYGKAREVPVAIQKSMEYARKRMSNVSLNNGTLWHPVKANHGAASVFMKPASEGTGVIAGGAMRAVLEAVGVKNVLAKAIGSRNPINLVRATLKGLEDMQSPTHIALKRGKNVRDFSHGS
- the rpmD gene encoding 50S ribosomal protein L30, which gives rise to MVHEYDKTLKVCLVRSLIGVPSRHRLSVRALGLSKVSDMRKVNDTPQVRGLINKVHYLVRIQD
- the secY gene encoding preprotein translocase subunit SecY; translation: MSQPGLGNFGNRFAKSIELRNRLLFLLGALIVYRVGCYVPVPGVNPEAMLALMQKQGGGIVDMFNMFSGGALHRFSIFALNVMPYISASIVVQLATHIFPSLKAMQKEGESGRRKITQYSRIGAVILAVIQGGSIALALQNQTAPGGAAVVYAPGAAFVMTAIVALTAGTVFLMWVGEQVTERGIGNGVSMIIFAGIVAGLPGSVLQTIDAFRSDALSLISLLIIVFIVLSFTFFVVFVERGLRRITVNYARRVEGRNSYMNKSSFLPLKLNMAGVIPPIFASSILAFPVTLSMWSGQASSNTLFGAWLQRVSSALGPGEPLHMILFAVLIIGFAFFYTALVFSSQETADILKKSGALIPGIRPGKATSDYVDGVLTRLTAVGSLYLVIVCLLPEFMQSRMGASFHFGGTSLLIAVVVVMDFISQIQVHQASNQYDGVSFFNKANLKGVSKKRRFVN
- the rpsM gene encoding 30S ribosomal protein S13, coding for MARIAGVNLAIQKHVWIGLQSIYGIGRTRSRKVCDAANVAIYTKIRDLSESEIERLRVEVGKYVIEGDLRREVGMAIKRLMDLNCYRGLRHRRCLPLRGQRTRTNARTRKGPRKAIKK
- the rpsK gene encoding 30S ribosomal protein S11, whose translation is MSKQSVVKTKKRVKRVITDGVAHICASFNNTIVTITDRQGNSLFWCTSGASGFRGSRKCTPFAAQVAAEKAGRAVLDYGMKSLEVRINGPGPGRESAVRSLSNVGYKITNIIDVTPIPHNGCRPPKKRRV
- the rpsD gene encoding 30S ribosomal protein S4; translated protein: MARYIGPSCKLARREGADLSLKSPSRALDSKCKLEQRPGQHGAVRKSKLSDYASQLREKQKVKRIYGVLERQFRNYYKNASTKKGNTGENLLQLLETRLDNVIYRMGFAVTRPAARQLVSHRSVLVNGKMVNLPSYHVKPGDVVALSQRAQKYLCVQESLTIKDQHGSAFSWIEVDSEKFSGVFKALPDRADLPSDINEALIVELYSK